One window of the Trifolium pratense cultivar HEN17-A07 linkage group LG2, ARS_RC_1.1, whole genome shotgun sequence genome contains the following:
- the LOC123906119 gene encoding short-chain dehydrogenase TIC 32, chloroplastic-like: MWLFGRKGPSGSGFSASSTAEDVTQEIDATGLTAIVTGATSGIGIETARVLALRGVHVVMGVRNMEAGKEIKETILRNNSTAKIVMMELDLSSMESVRKFTSQFNSRSLPLNILMNHGNTIQAFQRQYRITICDKPYR; the protein is encoded by the exons ATGTGGCTGTTTGGCAGAAAGGGACCTTCTGGTTCTGGGTTCTCAGCTTCTTCTACAGCTGAGGATGTTACTCAAGAAATTGATGCCACTGGTCTCACTGCCATTGTTACAG GGGCTACTAGTGGTATTGGTATTGAGACTGCCCGTGTACTTGCATTACGCGGTGTCCATGTAGTTATGGGGGTCAGGAATATGGAAGCTGGTAAGGAGATCAAGGAAACCATATTAAGAAATAATTCAACTGCAAAAATCGTCATGATGGAGCTGGACCTAAGCTCAATGGAATCTGTGAGAAAATTCACGTCACAGTTTAACTCTCGTAGTCTTCCTTTGAATATACTTAT GAATCATGGCAACACCATTCAAGCTTTCCAAAGACAATATAGAATTACAATTTGCGACAAACCATATAGGTAA
- the LOC123906117 gene encoding putative disease resistance protein RGA1, whose translation MAFNLVGTLISQLTPYVQEEYATFKGVNIHAEKLLSNLDAIRAVLKDADEKQITSDAVKHWLQNLTDAAHVLEDILDECSIVSEAYKDKHSIIHPKKLYARRSIGKKMKNVAERIDAIAEERVKFGLNPGTMEHRLEDDVRRQTTSVITEPQIHGRDEDREKVVDFLVNHACEREELSVYSIVGHGGYGKTALAQLVFNDESVNAHFPLKIWVCVSDDFNIMKLFRSIIEIVDGKNPDLISLESMQKKVQQILQTKRYLLVLDDVWSEDPENWSRFKYPLQNGTKGASILVTTRLETVANIVGNHAHNLVGLSDDDLWSLFRQQAFGPNGEECAELVKIGKNIVRKCNGSPLAVKALGSLLRFKTDEHQWDSIEKSEIWKLYDDATKSALTLSYYNLKLSLRPCFTFCAVFPKDFKMVKEDLIHLWMANGFISSRGNLEVEHVGNDVWNELCQRSFFQEVETDGKGKVTFKMHDIFHDIASSIMGQKCLALETASLTTLSRRVHHISCFNVDEKFKYNLIPFKTVESLRTALQFNPPESSLSVFPSITPLRVLSTDCIQLSALKNFIHLRYLELYDSTIETLPESICSLRKLQTLKLERCHRLISLPKQLTQLQDLRHLVITRCFSLRSMPTNIGGLTHLRTLSTFIVGSKGRFGLAELHNLQLGGKLHIKGLENVSNETDAREANLIGKKELSQLYLSWGGDVNSKGSGTGAEQILEALEPHKGLKYFGMEGYNGINIPNWMRNTSILEGLVEVILYDCRNCDRLPPLGKLPCLTTLYVCGMRGLKYIDDDLYESATKKAFPSLKKLTLHDLPKLERVLKAEGVEMLSQLSNLSIKGTPKLAFPISLPSVETFNAYGNTDRDSIDGGASFLRGIAASMHNLKKLVIDDFDELKVLPNELNGLSSLQELRIFNCDELESVPECVLQGLSSLQGLTFLSCSSLKSLSEGMKNLTCLESLEFAFCSSLKSLPKGMNKLTSLRQLIIFGGKDGTLPNGLEGIPSLQSLYLSIFPSLVTLPDWLGTMTSLQTLEISWCRKLISLPASFKELKNLHELRIFGCPKLVKRCKKETGKDWHKIAHVPKLKFELNQKNIKDKGDFTSLLITSWYSDYAHFDKLVDDVTN comes from the exons ATGGCTTTCAATTTAGTAGGAACTTTGATTTCACAACTGACACCTTATGTCCAAGAGGAGTATGCAACATTTAAAGGTGTTAACATACATGCTGAAAAGCTATTAAGTAATCTCGATGCCATTCGTGCTGTCCTAAAAGATGCTGATGAGAAGCAAATCACAAGTGATGCTGTGAAACATTGGCTGCAGAACCTGACTGATGCAGCACATGTTCTTGAAGATATATTGGACGAATGTTCAATAGTTTCCGAAGCTTACAAAGACAAACACTCCATCATCCATCCTAAGAAGCTATATGCGCGTCGTAGCATtggaaagaagatgaaaaatgtTGCTGAAAGGATTGATGCTATTGCTGAAGAAAGGGTCAAGTTTGGATTAAATCCTGGAACCATGGAGCATCGTCTTGAAGATGATGTACGGCGCCAAACTACCTCTGTCATCACTGAACCCCAAATTCATGGAAGAGATGAGGATAGAGAGAAGGTTGTTGATTTTCTTGTCAATCATGCTTGTGAAAGAGAAGAACTCTCTGTATATTCCATTGTTGGCCACGGTGGATATGGAAAAACAGCACTCGCTCAACTAGTTTTCAATGATGAAAGTGTAAATGCTCACTTTCCATTAAAAATATGGGTTTGTGTTTCTGATGATTTCAATATCATGAAACTTTTCCGGTCCATCATAGAAATCGTAGATGGAAAAAATCCTGATCTCATTTCCTTGGAATCAATGCAAAAAAAGGTTCAACAAATTTTGCAAACCAAAAGGTATTTGCTTGTCCTTGATGATGTTTGGAGTGAAGACCCAGAGAATTGGAGCAGGTTCAAGTATCCGTTGCAAAATGGAACAAAAGGTGCATCAATTTTAGTCACTACTCGACTTGAGACTGTTGCAAACATCGTGGGAAATCATGCTCATAATTTGGTAGGTTTATCAGATGATGACCTTTGGTCATTGTTTAGACAACAAGCTTTTGGACCCAATGGGGAAGAGTGTGCAGAGCTTGTAAAGATTGGAAAGAATATTGTGAGGAAATGTAATGGTTCTCCTCTTGCCGTCAAAGCACTAGGAAGCCTTCTGCGCTTTAAAACTGATGAACACCAATGGGATTCTATAGAGAAAAGTGAGATTTGGAAGTTATATGATGATGCTACCAAGTCTGCTTTAACACTGAGCTACTACAATCTAAAATTATCGTTGAGGCCATGTTTCACTTTTTGTGCTGTATTTCCTAAAGATTTTAAAATGGTGAAGGAAGATCTAATTCATCTTTGGATGGCCAATGGATTTATTTCATCCAGAGGAAATTTAGAGGTGGAGCATGTAGGCAATGATGTGTGGAATGAACTATGCCAAAGATCATTTTTTCAAGAAGTTGAAACTGATGGAAAAGGTAAAGTTACATTCAAAATGCATGATATATTCCATGATATTGCTAGCTCCATTATGGGACAGAAATGCTTAGCTTTAGAAACTGCTAGCTTGACTACTTTGTCAAGAAGAGTTCATCATATTAGTTGTTTCAATGTTGATGAAAAATTCAAATACAACTTGATTCCGTTTAAAACTGTGGAATCCTTGCGGACTGCTCTTCAATTTAATCCGCCTGAATCAAGTTTAAGTGTGTTTCCATCAATCACTCCTCTCCGAGTATTAAGTACAGATTGTATTCAACTCTCAGCCTTGAAGAATTTTATCCATTTGAGGTACTTGGAACTTTATGATAGCACCATTGAAACCCTGCCTGAGTCTATTTGTAGCCTaagaaaattacaaacactaaaactTGAACGTTGTCACCGCCTTATTAGTCTTCCCAAGCAATTGACACAACTACAAGATCTCAGACATCTTGTGATTACACGGTGTTTCTCATTAAGATCAATGCCTACTAATATTGGAGGGTTAACTCATTTGAGAACATTAAGCACTTTCATTGTTGGTTCGAAGGGTAGGTTCGGTTTAGCAGAGCTACATAACTTACAACTAGGAGGCAAGCTACACATCAAAGGCCTTGAGAATGTGTCGAATGAAACAGATGCTAGAGAAGCTAATTTAATTGGCAAGAAGGAATTAAGTCAGTTATACTTGTCATGGGGTGGTGATGTTAATTCAAAAGGTAGTGGTACTGGTGCTGAGCAAATCCTTGAAGCCCTTGAACCTCACAAAGGTCTcaaatattttgggatggagggtTATAATGGAATAAATATTCCAAATTGGATGAGAAATACTTCTATTTTGGAAGGTCTGGTTGAGGTTATACTTTACGACTGCAGAAACTGTGACCGACTTCCTCCACTTGGGAAATTACCATGTTTAACAACTCTTTATGTGTGTGGAATGAGAGGCTTGAAGTACATTGATGATGACTTGTATGAAAGTGCGACCAAAAAGGCTTTtccatcattaaaaaaattgacgtTACATGATTTACCAAAGTTAGAGAGGGTGTTGAAAGCTGAAGGAGTAGAGATGCTATCACAACTGTCCAACTTGAGCATAAAGGGGACCCCAAAGCTTGCATTTCCAATATCCCTTCCATCTGTTGAGACTTTTAATGCTTATGGGAATACTGATAGAGATTCCATTGATGGTGGTGCATCTTTCCTGAGGGGAATTGCAGCTAGTATGCATAATCTCAAAAAACTTGTCATTGACGACTTTGATGAACTCAAGGTACTACCTAATGAACTCAACGGTCTCAGTTCCCTACAAGAACTACGCATTTTCAATTGTGATGAGCTTGAGTCTGTCCCCGAGTGTGTACTGCAAGGTTTGAGTTCTCTTCAAGGTTTGACATTTTTGTCTTGCAGTAGCTTAAAATCCTTGTCGGAAGGTATGAAAAACCTGACTTGTCTTGAGAGTCTAGAATTTGCATTTTGCAGTAGCTTAAAATCCTTGCCGAAAGGTATGAACAAGCTAACTTCCCTTCGTCAGTTGATAATCTTCGGCGGAAAAGATGGAACTTTACCAAATGGCTTAGAAGGTATTCCCTCGCTGCAAAGTTTGTATTTGTCAATTTTTCCTTCTCTTGTAACCTTGCCAGACTGGTTGGGGACCATGACTTCTCTTCAAACATTAGAAATCAGTTGGTGTCGGAAATTAATCTCATTACCAGCTAGCTTTAAAGAACTCAAAAACTTGCATGAATTACGTATTTTTGGATGTCCTAAGCTGGTGAAGCGATGCAAGAAAGAAACAGGGAAAGATTGGCATAAGATAGCTCatgtaccaaaattgaaattcgAATTGAACCAAAAAAACATCAAAG ATAAGGGGGATTTCACGAGTTTGTTGATCACGAGTTGGTATTCTGATTATGCTCATTTTGACAAGTTGGTTGATGACGTGACGAACTGA